The genomic DNA GAGGCGCTGCAGAACCTCGCCTTCCTCTGGGACGAGCCGGTCCCGATGCGAGCGCCCGAGGCGGCCCCGACGCCGCTCTTCCACCTCGACTACTACCTCGTCCCCGCCCATCACGAGGCCCTGCGGGCGTGGCTCGACGGGGAGGCGGGAGCGCGCCGGCGAGCGCCCGCGCGGAGCGCCACCCGCTACCTCGATCTGACGCCACCGTCGTTGTCCGGGCGGGCCAGGGTGGTCAGAGCACTGGCAACATCGACCCGGCCGCTCGTGTTCGGCGCCGCCCCGGCGCCCGTCGCGCCCTCACGTCGCGTTCATCCGGTCGCTTGAGTCTCTTCAAGGGCGTCTCGATCTGGTAGCTTCGCGTGGCCTCATGCAGGTCGGCGAGGCTCGAATCCAGATCGAAGGCGTCGAGCTCCACGAGGAGCTCGGCTGGGGCGCGACGTCCGTCGTGTACCGCGGGACGCGCGAAGGCAGCGCCGTCGCGGTGAAGATCGCACGGGGCGGGGCCCGGACGGCGCGCTGGTTCCGACGCGAGGCGGCGGCGCTGGCCCGGGTGGACGACCCGGGGCTCCCCACGATCTTGGAGCTGGGCGAGGTCGACGGCCTGCCCTACCTCTTGATGGAGCTGGTGCGAGGGCCGACCCTGGCCGAGCGTCTGCAGTCGACGGACACGTTCACGCTCGACGAGACCGTCTCCCTCGGGATCTCGCTCGCGACGACCCTGGACGCGGTGCACCGACGCGGGCTCGTCCACTGCGACCTCAAGCCGCGCAACATCGTGCTCGAGACGGACGGCCGCGCGCGGCTCGTCGACTTCGGGTTCGCGACGCCGCTCCAGCTCGAGCCCGAGGGCGCGGGAACGCCCCCCTACGCAGCTCCCGAGCAGAAGCGCGGCGCCCGGCTCGCGGACGCGCGCACGGACCTGTACGCGCTCGGGCGGGTGCTGGCCGAGTGCGTGGCCGGCCCGGTCCTCGAGCCGACCCCGGAGGACGCCGTCCGTGCGCGCGCGCCCGCCCTCGCCCCCGTCGTCGAGGCGCTCCTGCAGGGCGCGCCGTCCGAGCGCTATCCGAGCGCCCTCGCGCTCGTGGAGGAGCTGGGCCGCGTGCGTGACGGCGAGCCGCCGCTCGGCGCGGCCGCGGCGCGATGGGAAGCGCCGGAGCCCAGCGCGCTGGTGGGGCGCGACGAGGAGCTGGGCAAGCTGAGAGAGCTCTGGCGCAGCACCAGCGCCGGCTGGGGCGAGGCGATCGTCGTCGAGGGTGAGCGCGGCGCGGGCAAGAGCCGCCTCCTCCGCGAGCTGACGCGCGAGATCGTGGGAGAGGGCGGTCGCGTCGTCGCGCACCCGTGCCGGGAGGGCGATCCCCGCCCGCTCGCCGCCCTGCGCTCGCTCCTGGAGGCCGCCGCGGCGGTCCTCGCGCGAGACGCCCTCGCGCGCGCCGTCTTCCAGGGGGCGGTCGGGGACGACCTCGCGGCGTTCGTCGGCGTGCTCTCGCCGGAGCTGGGCCAGTGGGTCGACGCCGAGCCCGCGTTCGACACGGGGATCGGCGCCCAGGCCTTCTCGGGCGCGGCCGCGGACGTGGTGCGCGCCGTCGCCTCGGCGCTCGGGCCCGTGTGCCTCCTGGTCGACGACGCGCAGTGGCTCGACCGCACGAGCCGCGAGGTGCTGGAGCGGGTCGCGGACGACGTGCGCGAGACGCGCGCCCTCCTCGTCCTCGCGACCCGGCCGGTCGGCGCCGGCGTGCCGGACGGGCGCGCGGCGTGGGAACTCCCGCGCCTCGAGCTCGAGGCGTTCGACGCGCGCCGCGCGGCCGCGCTCGTCGACGCGACCCTCGGCCGCGAGAGCGACGGAGCGCTCGCGGAGTGGGTCGTCCGCGTCTCGGATGGCACGCCGCTCGGGATCGTCGAGGTGCTCGACGCGATGCTGGACGCGGGGAGCCTGCGGCCGGTCGACGGGGTCTGGCGTTTCGACCGCGAGGCGGCCGAGCGCATGCACCTGCCGCACGGGGCGCTGGCCCTGATGACACGTCGCCTCGGCACCCTGCCCGCGGCGACGCGCAGGGTCTTCGAGGCCGCCGCGGTCGTCGGGAGCGCGTTCGAGCCGGGGGTGCTCGCCGACGCCCTGGAGGTCGCGCGCGATGACCTGGACTTCGCGCTCGCCGACGCCCAGCGGGCCGGCCTCATCGAAGCGGACGCAGACGGGGGGCATCGTTTCCTGCACGACGCGGTGCGGGAGGCGCTGCTCGACGGGCTCGACGTCGAGGCACGCCGCGACCTCCACCACCGCGTCGCGCGCGCGCTCGATACCCGGGGCGGCGCGTCGCCCTTCGTGCTCGCGGCCCACTACGCGTCGGGGCGCCCGGGGGAAGACCGAGACCGGCTCGCCCACCTCGCCAGCGACGCGATACGGCAGCTCGTCGAGGACCACGACGACGAGGCCGCGCTGCGGCTCTACGACCTCGTCGCGTCGGCGCTGTCTTCCGACGAGCTCGGCCCTCTGGCGTCGGATGTCGCGGAGGCGGCCACCCGTCTGGGAGACAGCGAGCGCGCGCTGGAGCACTACGGCCGCGCGATCGCCTCGGCCGCCACCGCCGAAGCGCGCGCGCGGCTCCACGGGCGGTGCGCCTGGGTTCATCAGCAGGTCGGGCACGAGGAGGCGGCCTGGTCCGAGCTGTCTCGCGCCTTCGCGGCGCTCGGTGAGCGCCTCCCCGCAGAGAGCCCACGGGCGCTGGCGGGCTCCGCCTGGCGGTTGGTGCCGAGACGAACGACGCTCGCGGGCCCCCAGGAGGCGGGGCGGCTCGGCATCCTGTGCGACCTGCACTACCAGAACGCCCGGCTGGGTGAGGAGTACGAGCGGCCACTGCGACTGCTGCAGAGCACCGTGAGGGCGTACCGGCTCTCGCGGCGGCTGGGGTCCACGCCCGCGCGCGCCCGCAGCGAGGCGATGGTGGCGACGGCCCTCGCGATCATGGGGCGCCGCGACGAGAGCCGACGTCACGCGGACGAAGGCATGCGCATCGCGCGCGAGACCGGTCAGCTCGACGTGCTGGCCTTCTGCTCGCAGATGCGCGGCATGGCGAGCTGCTTCCTCGGAGACTTCGACCAAGGGCTCGCGAGGCTCTCCAAGACCGTGTTGCGTCATGGGCGCTGGATGGAGGTGGGCGAGCTCTGCTTGTGTGGCCAGACGACCCACGCGATCGAATCCGTGCGCGGCGAGCCCACGCACGCGGTTCCGCTGCTGCGAGTTGCGACTGCGCGTGCCCGGCGCCTGAACGCCCCCCCGCCGGCGGCGCACGTGGCGGAGCTCTGTCTTCGGGCACACGAGGCAGTGGCCCAGGGCGCGGCGCCCGCGCTCCCCGCACGCGAGGACCTGCGGGGCTTCCCGCGGACCGCGGCCTGGGGACCCGTGACGCGCCGCTTTCTGGAGTCCGATGAGCTGGGCGCCGAGTTCGAGGCGCACGTCGCGCTCTTCGCGCAAGGAAAACAGTCGGCCCGGACCGCGCACCCGATCCTCTTCGAGCACTACGTCTCCGTCGCGTACGCCCGGCTGCGCCAGACGATCCTCGCCCCGGATCGCGGCGCTCCGCTCGCGCGGCTGAAGAAGGCGATGGCCGACGTGTTGGCGTCCGCGCGCTTCCCGCTCTACCGCGCGCACGCGCTCGTCCTGGAAGGCGCCGTGCGATGGTTGAGCGGCGACCTCGACAAGGCGCGCGCCCGGCTCGCGGAGGCCGACGTGCTCGCCGACCAGGAGAAGTGCGTCTGGGCGCGCTTCCAGGCGGAGCGCATCCGCGCCCACATGCTGCGCGACGAAGCCCACCGCGCGTCGGCCGAGCAGCGCGCGCGGATCGCCCTGACGATCGCGCGCGACGCCAAGGCGCTCAGCTGGGAGCGGCTCATCTGCGAGGAGCTGGAGATCTCCGCGTCCCGCTCCTCGAGCGCGCGTCGCTCGAGCGTCGTCACGTCGCAGGCCTCGCACCGCCGGCAGCTCCAGACGCTCCTTCACCTGTTCGAGGTGGCGACGCGGCAGCCGGCGGTGGAGGAGCAGGGCCGGCTCTTCCTGGACGAGGTCGTGAGCTCGCTCGACGCGGCGCGCGGGCTGCTCGTATTCGACGCGGAGTCGGCGCGCGGGGCGGCGCTGATCTGCGCGCGGCAGCGTGGGGCCGCCTGGGACGAGCCACCGCAGGACGTGCGGGCGCTGGTCGATGGAGCGCGCGAGGCGGGCATGCTGCGCACGCGGGGCTCGGAGAAGGACGACGCGCCGCGCGCGGTCGCCGTGCCGCTCTGGCTCCGCGGAGAGGTCGTGGGCGGCCTCTACCTGGAGCGCGACGGCGACCAGCCGGCGTTCGAAGACGAAGACCTCGATGTGCTCTTCGCGCTGTCCTACCAGGTGTCGGTCGCGCTGCAGCTCGCGCGCGCGATGGGCGACCGGGAGCGCCTCGAGCAGTCGCTCCGACAGTCGCAGAAGATGGAGGCCATCGGGCGGCTCGCGGGCGGCATCGCGCACGACTTCAACAACATGCTGACGGTGATGGTCGGCACCATCCAGCTCCTCTCGTTGAAGGTCGACGAGGGCGAGGCGGGCCGCGAGATCGACATGCTCGCGCAGGTGACCGATCGCGCGAGCCGGCTGACCAACCAGCTGCTCGCCTTCTCGCGCCAGTCGAGCACGCAGCTCGAGGTCTTCGACGTCGACGTCGCCCTCGACGCGCTCGCGCCGATGCTGCGGCGGCTGATCGGCGATCACGTCCGCGTCGAGCTGGTCCTCGACGCGCGGCCGGGCGTGGTTCACCTCGACCGCGGGCTGCTCGAGCAGGCGGTGGTGAACCTCGCCCTCAACGCGCGCGACGCGATGCCGGCGGGCGGTCACCTCGTCTTGCGAAGCGCGGTGCGGGAGGGGCGCGTCGTGGTGGAGGTGCGGGACGACGGCGCGGGCATGAGCCGTGAGGTCCGGGAGAACGCGCTCGAGCCCTTCTTCACCACCAAGGAGCGCGGCAAGGGGACCGGGCTCGGGCTCGCGATGGTGTACGGGTTCGTCGAGCAGTCGGGCGGCCAGCTCCACATCGACAGCGAGCTCGGCCGCGGGACGAGCGTCGAGCTCTCGTTCCCCCGCAGCGAGCGGCGGCCGGAGCTGGGCGCGATGGTCATCGGCGCCTCCCGGGACCGGAACGAGTCGCAAAGCGCCACCGCGTCCGGGGAGATGCTGCGTACGACGGTGCTCGTGGTCGACGACGACCCGCTGGTCCTTCAGACCCTCGCCCTCGGGCTGGAGCCGGAGGGCTACCGCGTCGTGGCGGCCGAGACGCCCGCCAAGGCCCTGCGTCTGGCGGCGGCGCTGGGCGGCGTCGACGTGGTCGTCAGCGACGTGATGATGCCGGAGATGAACGGGCCCGCGCTCGTGGAGGCGCTCCGCGAGATCGTCCCGGACGCGGCCGTGCTCTTCGTCTCCGGGTACGCGGACGCGGACCTGCGTGAGACGATCGAGTTGAAATCACGGCACTTTCTTCGCAAGCCGTTCCACCCTGACGAGCTCTGTGCGGCCGTACGCGAAGCGCTTCGGCTCAAGTCCGAGGTCACTGAAATCCCTTCTCAG from Sandaracinaceae bacterium includes the following:
- a CDS encoding response regulator — encoded protein: MQVGEARIQIEGVELHEELGWGATSVVYRGTREGSAVAVKIARGGARTARWFRREAAALARVDDPGLPTILELGEVDGLPYLLMELVRGPTLAERLQSTDTFTLDETVSLGISLATTLDAVHRRGLVHCDLKPRNIVLETDGRARLVDFGFATPLQLEPEGAGTPPYAAPEQKRGARLADARTDLYALGRVLAECVAGPVLEPTPEDAVRARAPALAPVVEALLQGAPSERYPSALALVEELGRVRDGEPPLGAAAARWEAPEPSALVGRDEELGKLRELWRSTSAGWGEAIVVEGERGAGKSRLLRELTREIVGEGGRVVAHPCREGDPRPLAALRSLLEAAAAVLARDALARAVFQGAVGDDLAAFVGVLSPELGQWVDAEPAFDTGIGAQAFSGAAADVVRAVASALGPVCLLVDDAQWLDRTSREVLERVADDVRETRALLVLATRPVGAGVPDGRAAWELPRLELEAFDARRAAALVDATLGRESDGALAEWVVRVSDGTPLGIVEVLDAMLDAGSLRPVDGVWRFDREAAERMHLPHGALALMTRRLGTLPAATRRVFEAAAVVGSAFEPGVLADALEVARDDLDFALADAQRAGLIEADADGGHRFLHDAVREALLDGLDVEARRDLHHRVARALDTRGGASPFVLAAHYASGRPGEDRDRLAHLASDAIRQLVEDHDDEAALRLYDLVASALSSDELGPLASDVAEAATRLGDSERALEHYGRAIASAATAEARARLHGRCAWVHQQVGHEEAAWSELSRAFAALGERLPAESPRALAGSAWRLVPRRTTLAGPQEAGRLGILCDLHYQNARLGEEYERPLRLLQSTVRAYRLSRRLGSTPARARSEAMVATALAIMGRRDESRRHADEGMRIARETGQLDVLAFCSQMRGMASCFLGDFDQGLARLSKTVLRHGRWMEVGELCLCGQTTHAIESVRGEPTHAVPLLRVATARARRLNAPPPAAHVAELCLRAHEAVAQGAAPALPAREDLRGFPRTAAWGPVTRRFLESDELGAEFEAHVALFAQGKQSARTAHPILFEHYVSVAYARLRQTILAPDRGAPLARLKKAMADVLASARFPLYRAHALVLEGAVRWLSGDLDKARARLAEADVLADQEKCVWARFQAERIRAHMLRDEAHRASAEQRARIALTIARDAKALSWERLICEELEISASRSSSARRSSVVTSQASHRRQLQTLLHLFEVATRQPAVEEQGRLFLDEVVSSLDAARGLLVFDAESARGAALICARQRGAAWDEPPQDVRALVDGAREAGMLRTRGSEKDDAPRAVAVPLWLRGEVVGGLYLERDGDQPAFEDEDLDVLFALSYQVSVALQLARAMGDRERLEQSLRQSQKMEAIGRLAGGIAHDFNNMLTVMVGTIQLLSLKVDEGEAGREIDMLAQVTDRASRLTNQLLAFSRQSSTQLEVFDVDVALDALAPMLRRLIGDHVRVELVLDARPGVVHLDRGLLEQAVVNLALNARDAMPAGGHLVLRSAVREGRVVVEVRDDGAGMSREVRENALEPFFTTKERGKGTGLGLAMVYGFVEQSGGQLHIDSELGRGTSVELSFPRSERRPELGAMVIGASRDRNESQSATASGEMLRTTVLVVDDDPLVLQTLALGLEPEGYRVVAAETPAKALRLAAALGGVDVVVSDVMMPEMNGPALVEALREIVPDAAVLFVSGYADADLRETIELKSRHFLRKPFHPDELCAAVREALRLKSEVTEIPSQRIPAENGT